A single Pirellulaceae bacterium DNA region contains:
- a CDS encoding SUMF1/EgtB/PvdO family nonheme iron enzyme, whose translation MQSHFSLASLLALALTFGWPLCAVSQAADKHALLVGVTKYKHQAMNDKPLDFPEDDAQAIKGQLEASGYRVTTLLGFQATKQAVQDAMKKIAGQGAADGVLILGFFGHGVQYGTAAYYCPYDSTVREVKDADGKTLRDRSGKLMLEPDPASLVPMAEMLDALTLSGAGNKLLLADCCRDDPSAARSVRNRAFGSSLRVDQLPKNCAAMFACSEGEQALEHNSWKHGAFTRAILDALSSTPRVTANGLSESVFYGVKGLVQPMGRKQNVNSLLAGGVIDLQLNPDRPLNVSLGMKRDIQPNNPTPPPSEPQSQSPTLTSRSTGMQLVLIPAGTFLMGSPDSDSEANGDEKPQHRVTLSRSYYMGETEVTQGQWKAVMGTEPWKDGRNVRIGANYPATYVSWDDAVEYCKRLSQSEGREYRLPTEAEWEYACRGGSTSKYSFGDSASELGRYAWFEDNTAKIGEACARIVKQKQPNQFRLYDMHGNVKEWCSDSYGENYYVSSPGTDPQGPDTRYYPVYRGGGWDSTAGVCRSAYRYGDSPAARYDFLGFRLVSVSSQ comes from the coding sequence ATGCAATCGCACTTCTCCCTGGCTAGCCTGCTGGCACTGGCACTCACATTCGGCTGGCCGCTATGTGCTGTCTCACAGGCGGCTGACAAGCATGCTCTGCTGGTGGGGGTAACGAAATACAAGCATCAAGCGATGAACGATAAACCACTGGATTTTCCGGAGGACGACGCGCAGGCGATCAAGGGCCAGCTGGAAGCGTCGGGTTACAGGGTAACGACTCTGCTGGGTTTTCAGGCCACCAAGCAAGCGGTCCAGGACGCGATGAAGAAGATCGCAGGCCAAGGGGCTGCCGATGGGGTGTTGATCCTGGGCTTCTTTGGTCACGGCGTCCAGTATGGTACGGCGGCCTACTACTGTCCGTATGACAGTACGGTGCGGGAAGTCAAAGACGCCGATGGCAAGACGCTGCGTGACCGCAGCGGCAAATTGATGCTGGAACCGGACCCGGCATCGCTAGTACCGATGGCTGAGATGCTGGATGCGTTAACACTTTCTGGAGCGGGCAACAAACTGCTGCTGGCCGATTGCTGCCGGGATGACCCCAGCGCGGCTAGGTCGGTGCGTAATCGAGCGTTTGGAAGTTCGCTGCGAGTCGACCAACTGCCCAAAAATTGTGCGGCCATGTTTGCGTGCAGCGAGGGGGAGCAGGCGCTGGAGCACAATAGTTGGAAACACGGAGCCTTCACGCGAGCCATACTGGATGCCCTGTCCAGCACCCCACGAGTGACCGCTAATGGACTATCCGAATCGGTTTTCTATGGTGTCAAAGGCCTCGTGCAGCCCATGGGTAGGAAACAGAATGTTAACAGTCTTTTGGCGGGAGGTGTCATCGATCTACAGCTCAACCCTGATCGACCCCTGAACGTGTCGCTGGGCATGAAGCGTGATATCCAGCCCAATAACCCCACGCCACCGCCCAGTGAACCACAATCGCAGTCGCCGACACTGACCAGCCGATCTACCGGCATGCAGTTGGTCTTGATTCCGGCGGGGACATTCCTGATGGGCTCGCCGGATTCGGATTCGGAGGCCAATGGTGACGAAAAGCCGCAGCATCGAGTGACGCTGAGTCGTTCATATTACATGGGCGAGACGGAGGTAACGCAGGGGCAATGGAAGGCGGTGATGGGGACCGAACCATGGAAGGATGGGCGGAATGTTAGGATAGGAGCCAATTACCCAGCCACGTATGTGAGCTGGGACGACGCAGTGGAGTATTGCAAACGCCTGAGCCAAAGCGAGGGTCGGGAATACCGGCTACCGACGGAAGCGGAATGGGAATACGCCTGCCGAGGCGGAAGTACGTCGAAGTACAGCTTTGGAGACAGTGCCAGTGAATTAGGAAGATACGCCTGGTTTGAAGATAATACTGCCAAAATTGGTGAAGCGTGTGCCCGCATCGTGAAACAAAAACAGCCCAACCAGTTTAGGTTGTACGACATGCATGGCAACGTGAAGGAGTGGTGCAGTGATAGCTATGGGGAGAACTACTATGTCAGCTCACCGGGGACCGATCCTCAGGGACCTGACACTCGTTACTACCCGGTCTACCGGGGCGGGGGCTGGGACAGCACGGCCGGGGTCTGCCGCTCGGCCTACCGGTACGGGGACTCTCCGGCTGCCCGGTACGACTTCCTGGGCTTCCGCCTAGTATCCGTCAGCAGCCAGTAA
- a CDS encoding RNA polymerase sigma factor, which produces MNKVTAPVTDDQQLSDLANRFRQGDQEAFRQLHSSIDPDLRAFIRSRWSGSDGDDMVQQTWIKAWASRAGFENQHIRGWLFQIAKNLLIDQYRRRGRQKHESLGERQIEIVQVREEQSPHIDALRDCLQSVGGDFVAVLKLRLAEVSTEEIAERLNISQNTVYTRAQRGQKQLKDCIERKLK; this is translated from the coding sequence ATGAACAAGGTTACGGCACCGGTTACTGACGACCAACAATTATCCGATCTCGCCAACCGCTTTAGGCAGGGCGACCAGGAGGCATTTCGTCAGTTGCACAGCTCGATCGATCCTGACTTGAGAGCATTTATCCGGTCACGCTGGTCGGGAAGCGATGGTGATGATATGGTTCAGCAAACGTGGATCAAAGCTTGGGCCTCACGCGCTGGATTTGAGAATCAGCACATTCGCGGCTGGCTATTCCAGATCGCTAAGAACCTGCTGATTGACCAGTATCGTCGTCGCGGCCGCCAGAAGCATGAGTCATTGGGCGAAAGACAAATAGAAATAGTACAGGTGCGAGAAGAACAGTCTCCGCACATCGACGCTCTGCGTGATTGCCTCCAGTCAGTAGGTGGTGATTTTGTCGCGGTGCTCAAACTGCGATTGGCTGAAGTGTCTACGGAGGAAATTGCCGAGCGATTGAACATCTCCCAAAACACGGTCTACACGCGAGCCCAGCGAGGACAGAAGCAGTTGAAGGACTGCATTGAGAGGAAACTGAAATGA
- a CDS encoding AAA family ATPase: protein MLDHDEADDDELLEDSFVQARFPVRLNLPEANADSLEDAKEAIRREFRDSVKWKRLRCRSVTVLSESETGTVFILEVGHAVEFDWTWEGAVAFRPLMLKEFADDPKSLFGEETDEIDIEDSILWTGEILEVDEAAGRIFIVVSNPEHPPTTGSFYVRPFEFLAFLNAVFHEPAFDQIREMLPSRLLAAEGGVHPDVDGYREVGLTKLKPWWSKAWSVLWGPPGTGKTYTTGHQVANILADENERILVVSTTNRATDAAAIAIGRAAKDVAATELANGSLLRIGKGASLQKFESEDLTAMLRGTETEFLAQIEELVLELARATDSETKALIRKQIKELREQMRDAAQRNFLDEEVRVVVATAFRATTFLKCEDVKEDIERGFAPFTTIFIDEAGLISRAAVAALSLLASRRVVLVGDSKQLAPISRISRILPTNQMTWLANSGMSHLESIKTDEVGVHVLQEQRRMHADVCSVVSAYQYDGFLTTAPEVSSRAFSLPDVLSNEPRTIWYVLDDDGDELPAIRAERGPGNRSWIRVATTKVLDRLFSDPTLRAATGMFISPFKAQAKDIASYLATNELHTWSASTVHSQQGTEADIVVFDTVNAGSYSWPYDEWKRLVNVALSRSREAIVVLSSRAEMDEPYLRPLLRHLVPRVLKKQGKNLTWESVPAKVEYSPPNRSLMKDSNSVGGQLAKRKELRPVLSHEQERLCGLELDGKPRLVRGVAGSGKTVVLAHWLMQTVRHFAGQQNVRIWAVFANRSLQSLIGDSVESAWEKETGGKPFPWDRVSLRHIREILDLLLPEVGLSSHSFSFEYDDAAAAYLSHKSVDDMKPRCDALFIDEAQDMGPNTLKLLAGIVRQADDDDNNSRSVNIFYDNAQNIYGRGTPTWSELGLDMRGRSTVMKESFRSTKPITEFALNVLYRLQPPEKNPDHKEMVTRGLIERTERNGTDWWTVRFNQIDGPKPSFRQYRNLDQEFEAIADYCRELIEVEGVQPSDICLLYNGQNIKYRLETQIAPRLADLGVELSVQTNKPFERSSRILLATTSHSFKGYDSEVVIVPAADQYTANDRGVLANNLYVAMTRARSILTIFAQKMNNRHARHLYDVIQDCLDYLHERPKVDNEISPQDDLVDILDIIGDEHRKWLTSLWSQSKLNQEPILTKSGEIVAEPLFWIRAQDGLYACFGTELPRQRVVQRLEDLGIRLLEVGQEIGSSK from the coding sequence ATGCTCGACCACGACGAAGCCGATGACGACGAACTGCTCGAAGACAGCTTCGTACAAGCTCGCTTTCCCGTTCGACTCAATCTGCCCGAGGCCAACGCTGACAGTCTCGAAGACGCCAAAGAAGCGATTCGGCGTGAGTTCCGAGACTCGGTGAAGTGGAAGCGGCTGCGATGCCGCAGCGTCACAGTTCTCTCCGAGTCTGAGACTGGAACGGTCTTTATCCTCGAAGTCGGACATGCCGTCGAATTCGACTGGACATGGGAAGGAGCGGTGGCGTTTCGACCGCTCATGCTGAAGGAATTCGCCGACGACCCAAAGTCGCTATTCGGTGAGGAAACAGACGAGATCGACATTGAGGATTCGATCCTCTGGACAGGCGAAATTCTGGAAGTGGACGAAGCGGCGGGGCGCATCTTCATCGTTGTTTCAAATCCAGAGCATCCACCAACGACCGGATCGTTCTACGTCCGTCCCTTCGAGTTTCTGGCGTTTCTCAACGCTGTGTTTCATGAACCAGCATTCGATCAGATTCGGGAGATGCTCCCCAGTCGCCTGCTGGCTGCGGAGGGCGGCGTCCATCCCGATGTGGATGGCTACCGAGAGGTTGGCCTGACCAAGTTGAAGCCGTGGTGGTCGAAGGCGTGGAGCGTCTTGTGGGGACCACCGGGCACCGGCAAGACGTACACCACCGGCCATCAGGTGGCGAACATACTGGCGGACGAGAATGAACGAATTCTCGTCGTCTCTACCACCAATCGGGCCACGGACGCCGCCGCCATCGCCATCGGGCGAGCGGCAAAGGACGTTGCAGCGACAGAACTGGCAAACGGCTCGCTGCTGAGGATCGGCAAAGGTGCGTCATTACAAAAGTTCGAGTCCGAAGACCTGACGGCGATGTTGCGGGGAACCGAGACTGAGTTCCTCGCTCAGATCGAAGAACTTGTACTGGAACTCGCTCGGGCAACCGACTCGGAAACAAAGGCTCTGATCCGCAAGCAGATCAAGGAATTGCGGGAGCAGATGCGGGATGCGGCCCAAAGGAACTTCCTTGACGAAGAAGTGCGGGTCGTCGTCGCAACCGCATTCCGAGCGACAACATTCCTGAAATGCGAGGACGTGAAGGAGGATATCGAGCGTGGTTTTGCTCCATTCACGACCATCTTCATCGACGAAGCGGGACTGATCTCACGAGCGGCTGTTGCCGCACTGTCGCTGCTGGCGAGTCGGCGTGTGGTGCTGGTCGGGGATTCGAAGCAACTTGCTCCCATCAGCCGTATCAGCCGGATTCTCCCCACGAATCAGATGACGTGGCTTGCCAATAGCGGCATGAGCCACTTGGAGAGCATCAAGACTGATGAAGTCGGTGTGCATGTTCTTCAAGAACAACGCCGAATGCACGCTGACGTCTGCTCGGTCGTGTCGGCCTACCAGTATGACGGCTTTCTGACGACGGCCCCGGAGGTCAGCAGCCGTGCGTTTTCGTTGCCCGATGTCCTGAGCAATGAGCCAAGGACCATCTGGTACGTTCTCGATGACGACGGCGACGAATTGCCAGCAATTCGGGCCGAACGTGGTCCCGGCAATCGAAGCTGGATTCGTGTGGCGACAACGAAAGTCCTTGACCGGCTGTTTTCCGATCCGACGTTGCGTGCGGCAACAGGGATGTTCATTTCTCCCTTCAAGGCGCAAGCGAAAGACATCGCCTCATACTTGGCAACCAATGAACTGCATACATGGTCGGCCTCGACGGTCCACAGCCAGCAGGGTACGGAAGCCGATATTGTCGTCTTCGATACCGTCAATGCAGGCAGCTACAGTTGGCCCTACGACGAGTGGAAGCGTCTGGTCAACGTCGCTCTCAGTCGTTCGAGGGAAGCCATCGTCGTGCTTTCCAGTCGAGCGGAAATGGACGAGCCATACTTGCGCCCCCTGCTGCGACACCTCGTCCCCAGAGTGTTGAAGAAACAAGGAAAGAATCTGACGTGGGAATCAGTTCCAGCGAAGGTGGAGTATTCGCCCCCAAACCGATCACTGATGAAGGATTCGAACTCGGTTGGAGGTCAGCTTGCCAAGCGAAAGGAACTCAGGCCAGTTCTATCACACGAGCAAGAACGGCTTTGCGGTCTGGAGCTTGATGGAAAACCTCGACTTGTTCGAGGTGTGGCAGGGAGCGGAAAGACGGTCGTTCTGGCCCATTGGCTGATGCAGACTGTCAGACACTTTGCCGGACAGCAAAACGTCCGCATTTGGGCGGTGTTTGCCAATCGTTCGCTGCAATCGCTCATCGGGGATTCGGTTGAGTCTGCATGGGAGAAGGAGACGGGCGGCAAGCCCTTCCCTTGGGATCGAGTGTCTCTACGGCACATTCGAGAGATTCTGGACTTGCTGCTCCCCGAAGTGGGCCTGTCGTCTCATTCTTTTAGCTTTGAATACGACGATGCCGCTGCTGCGTACCTGAGTCATAAGTCGGTCGATGACATGAAGCCTCGGTGTGACGCCCTGTTCATCGACGAAGCTCAGGACATGGGGCCGAATACGCTGAAGCTGCTGGCTGGCATCGTGCGTCAAGCAGACGATGACGACAACAACAGCCGGTCAGTCAACATCTTCTATGACAACGCTCAGAACATCTACGGACGAGGAACGCCTACTTGGTCGGAGCTTGGCCTCGACATGCGGGGCCGTTCTACAGTGATGAAGGAGAGCTTCCGAAGCACGAAGCCAATCACGGAATTCGCTCTGAATGTCCTGTACCGGCTACAGCCGCCTGAGAAGAATCCTGACCACAAGGAGATGGTGACTCGTGGGCTGATTGAGCGCACGGAGCGCAATGGAACGGATTGGTGGACTGTGCGGTTCAATCAAATTGACGGCCCGAAGCCGAGCTTCCGGCAATACAGGAATTTGGATCAGGAGTTTGAAGCGATTGCCGACTACTGCCGTGAACTGATCGAAGTGGAGGGCGTGCAGCCTTCGGACATCTGTTTGCTGTACAACGGTCAGAACATCAAGTATCGCCTCGAAACGCAGATAGCACCACGCCTCGCTGATCTGGGTGTGGAGTTGTCAGTCCAAACGAACAAGCCATTTGAACGCAGCAGTCGCATACTGCTGGCGACAACATCGCATTCCTTCAAGGGCTACGATTCGGAAGTCGTGATCGTTCCGGCTGCCGATCAGTACACGGCGAATGACAGGGGCGTGCTGGCCAACAACCTGTACGTTGCCATGACTCGTGCCAGATCGATCCTGACGATTTTCGCCCAGAAGATGAACAATCGGCACGCAAGGCACTTGTACGACGTCATCCAAGACTGTCTCGACTATCTTCACGAACGCCCCAAGGTCGATAACGAAATCAGTCCGCAGGATGATCTGGTGGACATCCTCGACATCATCGGCGACGAGCATCGCAAGTGGCTGACGAGTTTGTGGAGTCAGTCCAAGCTGAACCAAGAGCCAATCCTCACTAAGTCTGGTGAGATCGTTGCAGAGCCGTTGTTTTGGATTAGGGCACAGGACGGTCTTTACGCCTGCTTTGGCACTGAATTACCTCGGCAACGAGTAGTTCAAAGGCTGGAGGACCTGGGAATTCGGCTGCTCGAAGTGGGACAGGAGATTGGAAGCAGTAAATGA
- a CDS encoding addiction module protein has protein sequence MSTIDEIMAAVRALPSGDRARLIPLLWEQVHPEDWVAPSTGWLAEANGRSDAIAAGEMPVNDWENVRARARRKAGLSE, from the coding sequence ATGAGTACTATTGATGAGATTATGGCTGCGGTCCGTGCCTTGCCATCTGGCGACCGCGCACGCTTAATACCACTTCTATGGGAGCAAGTGCATCCAGAAGACTGGGTAGCTCCGTCGACGGGATGGCTGGCCGAGGCAAATGGGCGGAGTGATGCAATTGCGGCTGGCGAAATGCCTGTGAACGACTGGGAGAATGTTCGCGCGCGCGCGCGACGTAAAGCTGGTTTGTCCGAATGA
- a CDS encoding helix-turn-helix transcriptional regulator, whose product MQFGRRIRELRETRGFTQRDLAERLGVSVSYISKVENERLHFGDYPSEKFIHKLASELDTNEDELLLLSDRVPPSLKKRIRERPEAFQRFADLDDAHMDELLSKLGVSKK is encoded by the coding sequence ATGCAGTTCGGTCGTCGAATTCGAGAGCTTCGAGAGACACGAGGGTTCACCCAGCGTGATCTGGCTGAGCGTCTGGGAGTCAGCGTTTCGTACATCTCGAAGGTCGAGAACGAGCGGCTGCACTTCGGGGACTATCCGTCTGAGAAGTTCATCCACAAGCTGGCGTCAGAACTGGACACCAATGAGGACGAACTGCTGCTGCTTTCAGATCGTGTCCCGCCATCACTGAAGAAACGGATTCGGGAACGTCCCGAAGCGTTTCAGCGGTTTGCGGACCTTGACGATGCCCACATGGATGAACTGTTGTCGAAACTCGGAGTGAGCAAGAAGTAA
- the ltrA gene encoding group II intron reverse transcriptase/maturase, giving the protein MKSSESRQLKFVFADSPDTMQSSGASSRGPQTYLPGQEYLQHQAEVNLTNETDTRATDPGQLLERVAWLPNLARALLKVASNKGAPGVDGESVESAVEHAPQLLADLHQALIEGAYIPGDIRRVWIPKPGGGERGLGIPNVVDRIVQQAVLQVLEPIFEPSFHNSSHGFRRRRGAQTAIAEAKGYFAEGYGTSVDIDLSKFFDRVHHQRLLSRLAQRVGDGRILKLIHLMLKAKVVLPDGSSSPTQEGAPQGGPLSPLLSNVVLDELDWELSRRGLRFVRYADDFSIFVRSHRAGERVMASVQRFIEDRLRLQVNTEKSSVSQPFDLSFLGFSLRKASDGSISVSISAKTKQRLSARIRELTPRTWGNSFARCVERANRYLTGWVGYFRLCTSPSSFSNFDAHIRRRLRAILVRQKKRSRHLYRHLQTRGVSRGQAWKTAYQIRSVWKRSSSFGVHKAYSNAWFEQRLVSLSVRWQELQPAAQVQGQLMLF; this is encoded by the coding sequence TTGAAAAGTTCTGAATCACGTCAACTGAAGTTCGTGTTTGCCGACAGTCCTGACACTATGCAGAGTTCAGGGGCGAGTTCGCGCGGTCCACAGACGTATCTGCCAGGCCAAGAGTACTTGCAGCATCAAGCGGAAGTCAATTTGACGAACGAAACAGACACCCGAGCAACTGACCCCGGTCAGTTGTTGGAACGAGTAGCATGGCTGCCGAACTTGGCACGCGCGCTGCTCAAGGTTGCATCGAATAAAGGTGCTCCCGGCGTCGATGGAGAGAGCGTCGAATCGGCTGTCGAGCATGCTCCACAGTTGCTGGCCGATCTTCATCAAGCCTTGATCGAGGGTGCGTATATCCCTGGAGACATCCGCCGAGTTTGGATACCCAAGCCCGGGGGTGGCGAAAGAGGTTTAGGCATTCCCAATGTCGTGGATCGAATTGTTCAGCAGGCGGTCCTCCAGGTTCTGGAGCCGATCTTTGAACCAAGCTTCCATAACAGCAGTCATGGTTTTCGCCGTCGTCGCGGTGCACAGACTGCGATCGCCGAAGCTAAGGGTTACTTCGCAGAAGGTTACGGCACCTCGGTCGATATTGATCTTTCCAAGTTCTTCGACCGAGTTCATCACCAACGCTTGCTTAGCCGCTTGGCCCAGCGAGTCGGCGATGGACGTATCCTGAAGCTGATTCACTTGATGCTGAAAGCGAAAGTCGTCTTACCAGATGGCAGTAGTTCTCCGACGCAAGAAGGGGCCCCGCAAGGCGGTCCGCTTTCACCACTCCTCTCGAACGTCGTCCTTGACGAACTCGACTGGGAGTTAAGTCGTCGTGGCCTTCGCTTCGTGCGCTATGCTGATGATTTCAGTATTTTCGTCCGCAGTCACAGGGCTGGAGAACGCGTGATGGCATCCGTGCAACGATTCATCGAAGACCGTCTTCGCCTCCAGGTGAATACGGAAAAGAGTTCGGTGAGTCAGCCATTTGACCTTTCCTTCCTTGGCTTTAGCCTGCGGAAAGCATCCGATGGCTCAATCTCAGTCAGTATCTCCGCTAAGACAAAGCAACGTTTGTCTGCCCGCATTCGCGAGCTAACACCTCGCACATGGGGTAACTCATTCGCTCGCTGCGTCGAACGTGCCAACCGCTATTTAACGGGTTGGGTTGGATACTTTCGGTTATGCACCAGCCCAAGTTCCTTCAGCAACTTTGATGCTCATATCCGGCGACGGCTACGAGCCATCTTAGTCCGCCAGAAGAAACGCTCACGTCACCTGTACCGTCATTTGCAAACCCGCGGCGTATCCCGGGGCCAAGCTTGGAAAACCGCCTATCAGATTCGTAGCGTTTGGAAGCGAAGCAGCAGCTTTGGTGTCCACAAAGCCTACTCGAACGCATGGTTCGAGCAACGGCTTGTATCGCTCTCCGTCCGATGGCAAGAACTCCAGCCAGCCGCGCAGGTCCAAGGACAGCTTATGCTGTTCTAA
- a CDS encoding type II toxin-antitoxin system RelE/ParE family toxin, whose protein sequence is MSRIRLCSAAEVDFTNALCWYAERNPNIASYFETEFDSALKEIAHSPDRFPKCDNRHRFVLMRRFPYQIIYRTNSSDVTIIAVAHTSREPGYWADR, encoded by the coding sequence ATGAGTCGAATCCGCTTATGTTCGGCGGCTGAGGTTGACTTTACAAATGCCCTGTGTTGGTATGCTGAACGAAACCCCAACATAGCTTCTTATTTCGAAACGGAATTTGACTCTGCGCTAAAAGAAATCGCTCATTCGCCAGATCGGTTCCCAAAATGTGACAATCGGCACAGATTTGTCCTGATGCGTCGTTTTCCCTATCAGATCATTTATCGCACCAACTCTTCTGACGTCACCATCATCGCGGTGGCTCACACGTCGCGTGAACCGGGGTATTGGGCCGATCGCTGA